TCGCGGGCCTCACAGCCCTTATGCGCGTAAAGTGAGTGTTGGACTTTgccttttttctgtttttgttacAGGGCAAGGTCTTGATATTATCTAtttaaagaagagaagagacaagtttgcatttatttattattttcagaaaTTAGTAAATGTCAAAATGCGTTATTTTGTCAGCTTATGACTTTATTGCAGGCACAGGCACAGGCACAGTCAGAAGCAGGGATGTTGAGTTGAGTTTGCAGTTAACAGtgtcataataatataatgaATCAGTGATTACCGCTGCCACCGCTCCAGGTAATTTTAACTTCACCCCACCTCATCACAGTAACCACACATGACACACCCTTTATCTCGCGATATTTTCTCTCTGCCACCATACCGTGACACATAATGGCGCTAGTGCCAATTACCTCTACTATCTCTGTTTCTTTATTGCATCATGTCATttccttataaattataattatacaatTCCATTCCTCTTCTcttcttcaaataaatatactttctttattgttattattcaaTTGTTTAGTTTTATAGATTACAGAGAGTTTGTGTAAGAGAAAAAAGTTGTCCCCCTCTTttcccttcttctttctctgagatccaaaaaaaattcaggtgAGGTCTTGTGTGGTAGATAACTGACTCCACTCAACTCAACCTTTTTGATTTTGCATTcactgagagagagagagagagagaaagaaaaacataaaacataaaacatcAGCATCAATACAGAGTTTAACTGAATCATCATCAGTTTTGGTTCGTGCCGGTGCCGCCGCAATGAAGGAAACAGACAAGAGTTTGGATCCGCAGCTGTGGCACGCGTGCGCCGGCGGTATGGTTCAGATGCCGCCGGTGAACTCCAAAGTGTTTTATTTCCCGCAGGGACACGCGGAACATGCGCAGTCCAACGTCGATTTCGGAGCGGCGAGGATTCCGATTCCGCCGCTCATTCTGTGCCGCGTGGCAGCCGTGAAATTCCTGGCCGACCCCGAAACCGACGAGGTCTTCGCCAGGCTGCGGCTGGTTCCTCTCAGAAACTCGGAGCTCGACTACGAAGACAGCGACGCTAACGGCGAGGCGGAGGGTTCGGAGAAGCCGGCGTCGTTCGCGAAGACGTTAACCCAGTCAGACGCGAACAACGGCGGCGGATTCTCCGTTCCGCGATACTGCGCGGAGACGATATTCCCGCGGCTGGATTACTCGGCGGAGCCGCCGGTGCAGACGGTGATCGCGAGGGACGTGCACGGCGAGGTGTGGAAGTTCCGGCACATTTACCGAGGGACGCCACGTCGGCACTTGCTGACTACCGGGTGGAGCAGTTTCGTGAACCAGAAGAAACTCGTGGCGGGGGATTCCATCGTGTTTCTGCGGGCCGAGAATGGGGATCTTTGCGTGGGGATTCGTAGGGCCAAGAGAGGGGGAGTTGGTGGGCCAGAGGGGCCGTGCGGGTGGAGCAGTTATGGTTCTGGAGGGCATGGGCTTGGGCCATACGGGGCCTTTTCGGGTTTTATGAGGGAGGAGAGTGGGAGGGCGAAGGTGAGTGGTGAATCAGTGAGAGAAGCAGTTACTTTGGCGGCTAGTAACCAAGCGTTTGAGGTGGTTTATTATCCTCGAGCGAATACTCCTGAGTTTTGTATTAGGACCTCGGCTGTGAGAGGGGCTATGAGGATTCAGTGGTGTTCCGGTATGAGGTTCAAGATGCCTTTTGAGACTGAGGATTCTTCCAGGATAAGCTGGTTCATGGGGACTATTGCTTCTGTTCAGGTTCTTGATCCTATTCGCTGGCCTAATTCACCTTGGAGGCTTCTTCAGGTACACACTATTTCAATTCATGCTTGTCTTTGCCAATATTCTAAAGTTTGAATTTTCATCGCAACAGGTTAGTTGGGATGAGCCTGATTTGCTACATAATGTGAAGCGAGTGAGCCCATGGTTGGTTGAGTTGGTATCTAACGTGCC
The nucleotide sequence above comes from Glycine soja cultivar W05 chromosome 11, ASM419377v2, whole genome shotgun sequence. Encoded proteins:
- the LOC114375540 gene encoding auxin response factor 18-like produces the protein MKETDKSLDPQLWHACAGGMVQMPPVNSKVFYFPQGHAEHAQSNVDFGAARIPIPPLILCRVAAVKFLADPETDEVFARLRLVPLRNSELDYEDSDANGEAEGSEKPASFAKTLTQSDANNGGGFSVPRYCAETIFPRLDYSAEPPVQTVIARDVHGEVWKFRHIYRGTPRRHLLTTGWSSFVNQKKLVAGDSIVFLRAENGDLCVGIRRAKRGGVGGPEGPCGWSSYGSGGHGLGPYGAFSGFMREESGRAKVSGESVREAVTLAASNQAFEVVYYPRANTPEFCIRTSAVRGAMRIQWCSGMRFKMPFETEDSSRISWFMGTIASVQVLDPIRWPNSPWRLLQVSWDEPDLLHNVKRVSPWLVELVSNVPIIHLAAFSPPRKKLRFPLDVQFPIPSFSGNPFGSSSSSSPFCCLSDNAPAGIQGARHSQIGISLSDLHLNNKLQLGLLPTKVHQLNLHAGISNAKSKESLSSLLSMGNSNMTLEKSDHVKRHHFLLFGQPILTEQQISRSSSDVATDDENKEKKKKGFLSDSQSSVSPGNLSSTAEFSWQLGSDTSHCKVFMESEDVGRTLDLSCLSSYQELYMRLANMFGIERSDMLSHVLYCDSSGALKQIGEEPFSEFMKTAKRLTILTDSNNKDSRRVWITGTRNAEHGLDAASNKTGPLSIFA